The DNA region AAAGCATATGAAGAAGCCGCAAAAAAGTGTTCCGAACTTGAATCGAAAAAAGCTGAACTGGAAAAAGAAAACAGTGAATTAAAAAAATCAAATGAAGACAAAGACCTCCGAATAGAACATCTTACCGAGCTTGTTCTTAAACGCAATAAAATGCTGTTTGGTCAGAAAAGCGAAAAGGGTAAATATCTATGTGATGGTCAGCTTTCATTTGAAGGATTTTTCAATGAAGCCGAAGAACAGTCAAATTTAGCTTTGTCGGAACCTAACGAAGAAAAGATAACGAGAAAGTCTGCAAAGACCGGAAAGCACCGCGGCAGAAATGAGATAAGAACAGACCTTGAAACCAAAAAGGTCGTTTTTGATCTGCCCGAGAATCAGCTTATCTGCGGTGTGTGCGGTGATGCTCTTACAGAATATACCGAAGAATATCTGACAACAAGGCTTGCGGTCATTCCCGAAAAGATCTACAAGATAGAATACTACCGCAAGGTCTATAAGTGCAGAAACTGCGATAAGAATGGGATCAGGTCCAACATAATCAAAGCGGAGAACAAGACTCCTGCCGCTGTCATCGAAAAGGGGCTGCCCGATCCGTCGCTGGTCGCGGATATAATGCAGAGAAAGTATCAGCTCGGAGAACCTCTGTATCGACAGGAGCAATACTGGAAGCTGAGGGGCATTTATCTGAACCGCACTTCACTTGCAAACTGGGTCATAAAGGGTGCAAAATGGTTTGAACCGGTCATCGGAATGCTGCGTATGTATTCATTCCTCGAACCGGTTTTGAATGCCGATGAGACTCCAACAAGGGTATTGAAGATAGACGGCAAGCCATCTAAGAAAAAATGCCAGATGTGGGTTATCTGCACAGGGGCAAGTGCATCAAAGAAGATCGCTTTGTACTATTACCGTGACAGCCGCAGCAAGATAACTGCCGAGAAGCTGCTTGAAGGATACACGGGTGTTGTGCAAACGGACGGAATGAAGTCCTATGGCAGCGGAGATTATGAGAGTGCCGGCTGCTGGGCTCATTGCCGGAGATACTTCTTCGACTGCATAACAGATGGAGATACCACCTG from Ruminococcus albus AD2013 includes:
- the tnpC gene encoding IS66 family transposase, which translates into the protein MTYEELKKAYEEAAKKCSELESKKAELEKENSELKKSNEDKDLRIEHLTELVLKRNKMLFGQKSEKGKYLCDGQLSFEGFFNEAEEQSNLALSEPNEEKITRKSAKTGKHRGRNEIRTDLETKKVVFDLPENQLICGVCGDALTEYTEEYLTTRLAVIPEKIYKIEYYRKVYKCRNCDKNGIRSNIIKAENKTPAAVIEKGLPDPSLVADIMQRKYQLGEPLYRQEQYWKLRGIYLNRTSLANWVIKGAKWFEPVIGMLRMYSFLEPVLNADETPTRVLKIDGKPSKKKCQMWVICTGASASKKIALYYYRDSRSKITAEKLLEGYTGVVQTDGMKSYGSGDYESAGCWAHCRRYFFDCITDGDTTCPSAQIVALISKAADYEQAAKEAEYTREQILEMRQEKVKPLLDKAYEIINTLRPSQGSNLAKAVTYAQNQKKEAVPVP